The nucleotide sequence AGATTTTATAAACTAACCTCCAACCCATTATTAGGTGGAATTAATGGATGAGAAAAAGAAGAAATCTGTGGATGAATTCGCCTGGCAGGAATATGATAAGGAGGAGTTTAAAGAAAAATTTCCTGCCTTGGCTAAAGAGCTTGAAGAAAGGGAAGGTATTGTTATTGAAGGTTATCGCGTAGATGAATTCCAGGTTCTTGAAGAGGAGGAGCTTGAAGAAGAGAAGATAGACTTTTCAGGATATAATCCCACAGTGATTGATTTCTTAAGAAGATGTGAAACCGATGAAGAGGCTTTAGAGATTATCAACTGGCTTGAGGAAAGAGGGGAAATAACTCACGAAATGGCCAAGGACTTGAGAATTACCCTTGTCAAGAAAGGAGTTAGGGCCTTTGGGCCAAAGAAAGAGTGGGGTTGGTACGAAAGACATGGAAAGCATTAAAAGAAGGAAAGAAGTCAGATATTTCCTATTCGCTGAAGAACCATCCCTTCAATTCTTATTGGCTCTGTTCTCCTTGCATAGATGATAGCTTGGTCGAGTCTTGCCTCGCTCTCAGCGTATATTGTGAACAATGGATCACCTTCCTTGACTTTCTCCCCAACCTTAACATAGAGCTCAAGTCCAGCTCCCTTGTCCTCTGGTGCTCCAGCTGCTCTTGCAATTCCTGTTATAGCCTTATTGTCAATGAAAGTGACATAACCGCTTGTTGGGGCTGTGAAAGTATAGGTTTTGTCCCCAATTGGGATTTCTTCTGGTTTAATATCTGGATTTCCTCCCTGCTCCTCAATGATTTCTCTCATCTTCTGGTAAGCTTTTCCGCTCTCAAGAATTTCTTTCGCCATTTTCTTACCCATTCCAGCTGGTGCAACTCCACCCATCTCTAAGAGAATTCCTGCC is from Thermococcus paralvinellae and encodes:
- a CDS encoding DUF2095 family protein, which gives rise to MDEKKKKSVDEFAWQEYDKEEFKEKFPALAKELEEREGIVIEGYRVDEFQVLEEEELEEEKIDFSGYNPTVIDFLRRCETDEEALEIINWLEERGEITHEMAKDLRITLVKKGVRAFGPKKEWGWYERHGKH